A window of the Candidatus Polarisedimenticolia bacterium genome harbors these coding sequences:
- the ptsP gene encoding phosphoenolpyruvate--protein phosphotransferase has translation MPDHDPRTLRGIGVSPGIAVGTVLLLENPSTSVFRVPVAPDRVAREITRLRRALARCKRQILMARERALREAGEGYARVFDAQMLILEDPSLIRETMEIIRRDQVNAEWAVRGIVARYLKVIAGLEDPYLRERGSDVEDVHARIQQALAGRQQHDLSELREDVIVVSSVLSPSDLVLLDRDHVMGLAIEQGGQTSHTAIIANALGVPAVVGVKGIAALLKSGDPIILDGATGTVRLHPDAQLLEEYREAARRAKEADARLLTERDLPTVTTDGAGIRLQANLEIPEEVDSAIRLGAEGIGLYRSEFLFLRHAPDLPTEEDHRSAYRMLADRMAPHPVVIRTLDIGGEKYFHRTLEREEVNPVMGLRAIRFCLKRKDIFRAQLRGFLRAATGGGLALMFPMICDLDELRQAKEMLESARQELIAEGVPVPDRFPLGTMIETPAAAMIADLLAREVDFFSIGTNDLIQYTLAIDRGNFSVAYLYRPLHPAMLRLIKGVVDVAQSAGRGVSLCGEVASNPLCAALLLGMGINEISMRPSAIPAVKHLLRAVSLDEVRRMARQALDLPGAREIEDLIQKQLGDRLPHGMTCLVPSR, from the coding sequence ATGCCCGATCACGATCCGCGGACGCTGCGAGGCATCGGCGTCTCGCCCGGCATCGCCGTCGGGACGGTGCTGCTCCTGGAGAACCCCAGCACCTCCGTCTTCCGCGTCCCCGTCGCCCCCGACCGGGTGGCCCGCGAGATCACCCGCCTGAGGCGCGCCCTGGCCCGCTGCAAGCGGCAGATCCTGATGGCGCGGGAGCGCGCCCTGCGCGAGGCGGGCGAAGGCTACGCCCGCGTCTTCGACGCGCAGATGCTGATCCTCGAGGATCCTTCCCTCATCCGCGAGACGATGGAGATCATCCGCCGCGATCAGGTGAACGCCGAGTGGGCGGTGCGGGGAATCGTGGCGCGCTACCTCAAGGTGATCGCGGGGCTGGAGGATCCTTACCTCCGGGAGCGGGGGAGCGACGTCGAGGACGTGCACGCCCGGATTCAGCAGGCGCTCGCCGGCCGCCAGCAGCACGATCTCTCGGAGCTGCGCGAGGACGTCATCGTCGTCTCCAGCGTCCTGTCGCCCTCCGATCTCGTCCTGCTGGATCGCGATCACGTCATGGGCCTGGCGATCGAGCAGGGAGGCCAGACGTCCCACACCGCCATCATCGCCAACGCGCTGGGGGTTCCCGCGGTGGTCGGGGTCAAGGGGATCGCCGCGCTCCTCAAGTCGGGGGATCCGATCATCCTGGACGGCGCCACCGGCACCGTCCGCCTTCATCCCGACGCGCAGCTCCTCGAGGAATACCGGGAGGCCGCGCGCCGCGCCAAGGAAGCCGACGCGCGCCTGCTCACGGAGCGGGACCTCCCCACCGTCACGACCGACGGCGCGGGAATCCGCCTGCAGGCGAACCTGGAGATTCCCGAGGAAGTCGACTCGGCGATCCGCCTCGGCGCCGAGGGGATCGGGCTCTACCGGTCGGAGTTCCTGTTCCTGCGCCACGCTCCCGATCTGCCCACCGAGGAGGACCACCGGAGCGCCTACCGCATGCTGGCCGATCGGATGGCGCCTCATCCGGTCGTCATCCGCACGCTCGACATCGGCGGCGAGAAATATTTCCACCGCACGCTCGAGCGCGAGGAGGTGAACCCGGTCATGGGGCTCCGGGCGATCCGCTTCTGCCTCAAGCGCAAGGACATCTTCCGGGCCCAGCTCCGCGGCTTCCTGCGGGCCGCCACCGGCGGAGGCCTCGCCCTGATGTTCCCGATGATCTGCGACCTCGACGAGCTGCGCCAGGCGAAGGAGATGCTGGAGAGCGCGCGCCAAGAGCTGATCGCGGAAGGGGTCCCGGTGCCGGACCGCTTCCCCCTGGGGACGATGATCGAGACCCCGGCGGCGGCCATGATCGCCGACCTGCTGGCGCGCGAAGTCGATTTCTTCAGCATCGGTACCAACGACCTGATCCAGTACACCCTGGCGATCGATCGCGGCAATTTCTCGGTCGCCTATCTGTACCGGCCTCTCCACCCCGCCATGCTGCGGCTCATCAAGGGCGTCGTCGACGTGGCGCAGAGCGCCGGCCGGGGGGTGAGCCTGTGCGGCGAGGTGGCGTCGAACCCGCTGTGCGCGGCGCTCCTGCTGGGGATGGGGATCAACGAGATCAGCATGCGCCCCTCGGCGATCCCGGCGGTGAAGCACCTGCTGCGCGCCGTGTCGCTGGACGAGGTGCGGCGCATGGCCCGCCAGGCGCTGGATCTTCCCGGCGCCCGGGAAATCGAGGACCTGATTCAGAAGCAGCTCGGAGACCGTCTGCCCCACGGCATGACGTGCCTCGTCCCTTCCCGTTGA